The genomic stretch TCCATAATTGCAAGACCCACAGTAATGTTCATCCGAGGAATTCCGAACAACTGATTCAACTTTCAGACCAAGATTCTTGCACCCCCTACGGAGAATTTGATTCTGGAGTCCTTCCTTTGTACAATTCTCTGTGACACCAAGCCTGCTAAATACAGTATCCATGGCAGAGACACAGTCTGAACTCCCATATAGAGGAAGCTTGTGATCCACAGCCCATTCCTTATGCACAGAACTGGGAGTTTTGATTGAGGCAGACAGAGAGGAATAGTCTTCAGGTACAAATTAGTTGCCTTTCTCAAGGACAATTACCTTTTGGCCTGCACTTGCAAGAACTCCAGCTGCAACTCCACCACCACAACCAGaaccaacaatgacaacatcaCATTCAACATTGTAGAGGTTCTGTTGAGGATCTTTTGTGACTTTgaagccctttttttttagagatGTAATAAGGGTTGAATCAGTTTCATACATAGTTTCTACTATTCCTTTCTCAATAGGTCTTTCCCTATGGATTGTGTGTGAATTCTCATCAGTCTCTAAATGGTATCCCATTGCATCCCAAGCTGGGTTTTCTGATTTTTCATCAGTCTGCAACATGAACACAGTAAGAAAGCCAAGTTTAAAAATTGCAACCATAATATTTATGGAGTTAATAGAttaggtagagagagagattcatttTTGGTTCTAGTGTTCTTTACTTGAGCCCATGTAATTTTCAAGGTCAAAACACAGAAAATATAGAAAGAGTGCAgtattaatagaaaaaaaaatggtgcttCCTTCAAGGAGAAGGATGAGTAGAATTCCTCCACTCAAACCTTTTCTGAAGATGACACATTGACATGTAACAGCTCATTCAAAATAAGGTAAACCCCCAGGCCAAACCAGTTCTGACTAAAGAAGATAATGACAAGTTACATGGATGATTGCAGCATGTAACAGAAATGCTTTTGGAAGTAACAGCAACCCCTTTTATgccagaaggagaagaaagaaaataaaaatcagctCAGAGacagagcaacttggttcattttttaatatattaaatagaaaaattaattttttgattgtTGTCCTTCCAATCCCAGTTTACCTCAAAAACTAGACCCAACAAACACAGGGCAGACTATAGAGAAttggggaaggggaagaagaggaagtttAATGGATGAGGAGGAACTTACCCGAGAGAAGAAGGTGAAGAAACAGAAGGCTTTGGTCAACATAAATACTCCTCTGTGAGGGACCAAGAACCTTGCTTTTGACCAGTTCTGCAGAACCACTTCCCTCTTTTGCAATGACATTTCAGAGAACTTGTGAATGAATGGCCATCCTGACCCAAAACACAGAGACCCACATAGCAACATGGTCCCCAATCAGGTCGATAGAAGCCATAAAGCAAATCTCACTAAACCTATAGGTTCTGGTGCACCCTTCTTCACAAGCATCTCAACAACCTGCCCTCCATTAAAACAGAACACCAATATCCAATTCTTAGAAGTTAATGTAATTACTCTGTTCATTAACAAGAAACACAGACCATGGTCTTCACAGGATGATGTTCAGTTCATGGTTATGACATGAAATATAACCACATCAATGCTTCATTCTACTTTGTTTTAAAGGCTTACAATCCCAACCGCAGAGTCTCTGTTTACTATGACAATTACACATGCAACAGACCTAGCACATGTATCTAAAATAGAGACTCCTAAATCAAGAAATACATCTCCATGGTTTAAACTAGGAGCCATAAGGCTTGTTTTCTCCATAGAAGGGAAAAGGACCACTCATCTTACAAATTTTCaacaaattttcactttcctaGGTACAGACCTTCCatatcttcttcaacaaaagAGCTTTTCCAACTCATCCACTAATTAACTAGAAgccataaataattaaatatgaacAAGTACCATCCATCCATTGAAGCTGTCCAACTCCTACAATCAGGCTTAGATGGATCAATATTAGTGCTGCACAACATTTGGAACAATGAGATGCTGAAACCAGGCCCTTTTTTATGGCATCTCCATGTACTTGGGTCCCTGAACTCAAATCTGCCAATGCTGAACAAGCGTGAAAAATGCTGGTATACATGAAGCGATTCATAATCCTACCATTATCCCTCAAATACTTGAAAACTTCAAGAGCCTCCTCAAATTTGCCAATCTGCAACCATCCAGAGATTAAAGCACTCCAAGAAGCGTCATTAGGGTCAGAAATCCTGTTAAAAGCTTGACGAGCTTCCTCTAGACTTCCAAACTTGGCATAAAAATCCACAAGGGGTGTCCCCACTGAAACCCCTGAATCCATCCCCAATTTAACAATGTAACCATGAATCTGCCTCCCAGTACCCAAGTCCCCTAACTTGGAACATGCCTTGAGAACAACAGAGAATACAAACTCATCCAATTCAATAACTTCTTTTATCATCCTGGCAAATAATGCCAAAGTTTCCTCCTGTCTATCAGCCTGAGTGTACCCCATCATTAGCCCAGTCCATGTTACAACATTCTTCTCTGCCATCCTATCAAAAACAAGCTTGGAACTCTCTAAGCATCTGCACTTCACATACATGTTAAGCAGGGCAGTATCGATCAAAATGTCAGGAGTTAATCCATTCTTAACCATTTGAGAATGCATCTGCTTGCCAAGCTCTAAGCATGAAATGGAACAGGGCAGTATCGATTTGAGAATGCATCTGCAGGGCAGTATCGATCACATACATGCTTGCCAACCTGTTTAAACAAAACAATGAGATGCCATTTCAACATGTTCTGGTGcataatttttttctgaaaaattataatataatcCACTGATCTAGCTTCATTCTGAAAAATCAACCACGATGCACTAATGGAACAGGGGGTATTTGAAATAATGCAACAAACTGATTTGAAGCTAATGGAACTTCCCACAAAATAGTCTCTTTCACTAACCTTTGCAGTGTTGTAGTCAGCATTTCTACAATCAGAAATAATGCAATCTCTTTCCTACTTGGGTTGATCCCCAACAGCTCTGTGGCCAAAAGGGAGCTACTGTTCAAGGTGGGATTGGACCATTTGGGCTGCTGACATTGGCTTCCAAAAATCTAGAGGAGTACACATCAGTTTTCTTCAGATTTTACAAAGCTAAAGACAATCATAGGTTTTCTATTTAGATGTTTAGAAATAAAACAAACCATTGACAATCATTTGATGGTTGTTAGATCTTTGTTTTAGCAGTTTAACTAGATTTCAGAACATTTCAGTAGAATAGACTCTTTAGTTAATCATCAATATGTTGTGCTACTTctattattctatttcttttctgaCGATAGTTTCAATCTTCTATGAAAGATACAGACATATTGAGCAGTAAAACATTATTCATATCAATACCTCTTCTCACCATGCACAGACTCCATCAAATCTGAACTCATtcacaacccaaaaaaataacagCAAACCTAGATTGtccaaagtcttggtggattcgaaccaccataacctgggcattagcccagatgctctaccattttgagctaaagactccttacctacaaaaaaaatGGTTAGTACATTATAGACTAATCCATCAATAAAAATATGCTTAATATCCTCGATGTATTGGcaatcataaaaaagaaaaaaaaaagtgttagtTCCTCATTGACTAAGTGTATCTAATAGCAAATAAATAATGTTCCTCATTAAATGAATCTAAATACAATCTTCATCTAGTGATTGATGAACTGCAGATGCTTGTGATTGATGAACTGCAGATGCTTGAGATGACATATGGGAAATAGACTCCTGCAGGGAACATTGGAAATTAGGGCAATCCAGATtcatataagaaaatgaaaaatgcagCAAACAACATAACTAACTAAAAGTATTTACCCTAAGTGACATGTAACCGGGataaatgttatcaaacagTTGCATATTGTATGAGGCAGGAGTTGGTTGCTGTTCTTGTAGTTGTTGATTATTACTTGGCcctccactcttttttttttgccttgcTTTTCGACCCAACTCTTTAGCCTTCTTCcacctttacttttctcttTATGTTTGAAACGTATCCCATCATACACGTCAGTTGAGAAATCAGGCAATATTGGCATATCAGGGCAATCGGCTGTGTTGATTCTAATATTACCAACCTTCAATCTTAATTCATTAGCAGCATCTTTCATCAATTCGTAACCCTCAAATGTGTTAGCAGCTTCTGATGCTATTTCAACAAATTCATGACAAATACGCCTATACTGCTGTGTACGGTCCAGGTTGACATCCTCTTCAATTTCCTTCCCCCTATTGTCATTAACTACCATAGTTCTTGCTCCCCGTGTCCATCTCTTCAAAATGTAGGAATCAGGAATACGCTTTATGTCGAGCACAtctaaaaatttcaaacaatGGCAACAAAGAATACCATCTATTTCGAATTTCCTGCACGTGCAAACTATAATTCCAGCAAGCGGGTTACAACATACTTGATATTCGCCTTCTACATCAACAATCCCAACTCGAAAATCAATGAAGGGAAATCTATCAGTTCGGTCTCTGATGCAACAAACAGTCATCCAATTATATTCCTCTTGAAATAACGCATAAATGGTAGGAGTGTAAACTGATCCAGCTTGTTTCTGGACAATTGACATTGAATTTGCAAGTTGTGGCAACTTGTTTGTTGATTCAAATTCAGCTTTTAATTCATTGCCACGCTTCTGATTAAGAACTCTCTCAAAGTGCTTAAAAAATTGCACAACATCCAAAGTTGACTTCAAATAATCCTTCAAATCACTATTTAAACTCTCACTGAGTTGTGTACTTCGAATACCTAATGTGAATGTGTTTTTCATGTAGCACTTCGCCCATTTATTTCTAAGTGTATACATGCGTCTCAACCATGCATTATCCATAACACCATTTTCACTAAGCAATCTAGACCATGCTCTGTCGAATTGTTCTTCCTCATCATATTGGTATATGCATTTCTTTATATCTTTAAGAAACCCGGAGCCATCTTTCATCATATTACCCAAATGCTTAATGCCATTCTGCATTAAGTGCCATGTACACAACCCATGCCACATCTGAGGCCACATGTCTATTAATGCTATAGTCATAGTAGCATCTTGGTCCGTGAAGATAGTTATAGGTTTCTTTCCACCATGTGCCTCAGCAAATACCTCAAACAACcacttgaaagattccactgtcTCATCATATAAAAGTGTGGCCCCGAATACAGTGCATCCTCTATGGTGATTAAATTCAGCAAACACCCCAAGCGGCCTACACTGTCTGTTGGTGCGAAATGTAGTGTCGAAGCTGACTACATCTCCAAAGTGTGCATAATCAATGATCATCTTTGGATCAGCCCAAAATATATTAGTTATTTGTTCTTCACTATCCAGCTGAACTGAGTATGTGAAAGATGGATTGTTCCTAGTTTGAGTAACAAAGTAATCCAACAAACTACCTACTTCACCATATGATAAGGAACTCATTCTTTTAGTACGGAGGTAGTTCCTAACATCTTGGGTCGTACAACTCAAGTTCTCGATCCCATCAGCCTGCCTACCCATCAACTCAATTGTGAATCTAGGTCTAATGCCCGAGTCATCagccaaatcaatttcatacaTATGTATGTCTGACATATGCCTCTGTGAACGCATCATATGAACTGTTGAATCAGTATGGAGATCATGATTATGTTCCTCCACAAATTCACGACACATATATTTTCCATCCCCACCCAAACATATGGCCATCTCTGCTTTGCAATTTGTTCTTGTCTCAGCTCGGGGGTTAGTAACATTCTTGTCTCGCTTGTCTGGTTGCCGAGACACAGCTTTTGAACAAACAAGCCGCCTTGACGTAATAGTCTCTCTGTCTTTCTTGCTTTTATTCACAGTGTGTCTCCTAATACTAAACCCCATTGCCCGTCCGTAACTGTTGTAAAAATCATATGCTTCCTGTTCTGAATTGAATAACATACCAACCTGAGGTTTCCTCGCATCATTCAAACAAGCATTCTCCATACtagacaaaacaaataaaaacaatgaTACCTTAGATACTACTACATTATTGGATGTAATAGACCATAGTTCTTAGAATATGGATCTTATAGCcagtcaaagaagaagaatgaaggttACATTAGTTAGAAAAGAAAGTAACTGAAAAACTTAACTTGTAATGGCTCACCCAAACATATTTTTAGAGATATAGTTTGTTTATCTGAGTTTGACCAATACATAATGAAAATGTTTTATAAGatgatatatgtatattttactGTTTGTAAACATAAGATGATATACAGAGCTCTGTCCCCTTATTTTTGGAGCTTCACTCTATGATAACAGagataattttttgtttcaaagaggTTAATGATCTAGTGGGATGGTTTAAAATTTGGATTATACACCCTAAGCAAGAAAATGAGCTTACTTCGACGAGAATGCAaaacaaacaagaaaataacagaagtaaaatgagatttaaGAACACATACATCATCTAAATTGGCACCAGTAGCTCAATCTAAGGATGATCCTTGAAGACAAATGTTTgtcatttaaaaacaaaataggaaatacTAAATGGTGATGCGAGAACAGCACAAATCAACCACTTATTCCACCAAAACTAAGGGAGCATCAcattttacctcttgaaaaCTCTGCGAATGAAAtttctgtcaaaaaaaaaaagttgaaaatgtAAAACTCAAGGATAGAAATCCATGATCAAATAAAAACTAAGGGAGCATCACACTTTACAGGGTTGAAAACTCTGCGAATGAaatttctgccaaaaaaaaaaagttgaaaatgtAAAACTCAAGGATAGAAATCCATGATCAAATAAAAACTAAGGGAGCATCACACTTTACAGGGTTGAAAACTCTGCGAATGAAATTTCTGccacaaaaaaaaagttgaaaatgtAAAACTCAAGGATAGAAATCCATGATCAAATAAAAACTAACATCAACCATAAATCTAATAGAAAGAACAACGGAATAGGTACATGTTATCTATAAAGTCAGGAAACAACAACGATTCTTCAACATACCTGAGCAGACCGCGACCTTCGTTCGCAGAGAAACCCACTCCTACTCCTTCGGTCGCAGAGAGAGGGTTGTGAGAAGGGAGAGAATCTTTCAAGCTTGCAATGAGCGAGCTTCGTGAGTAGTACGAAACCTTCGCAGAGCAAACACGCGAGCTTCGTGAAGAGGAACCTTGCTACCTAGGGTTTTTTCCTCCCAGAGCTGCACACTGGTTCAAACCCAATGAGAGCGTCGGACAGAGAGACTAAGGGGGAGATTCATTCGTGAGCTTCAACCAATGGTAGTTTTCACTTGTGAGCAAGAGAGATGCAGCGagagggttgagagagagagatgcggttgagagagagagatgcacatCAACGAGGGAGTTCCAACTTTTACatgttttgaaattcaaatttcaaaacttaTTCTAAACCTTACTGTTTGGGTGAACCGGTTCGAGTCATCCACAGTTGTAAACCGGTTTTGGCAACCTCAACCAACCCTCTTAATCCTGACCGTCGATGATGCACCATCAACGTGTCGCTcgctgcacctagcaaaacatggaaaaacagaagATCAGAAcaatagaggatttttatcctaAGAACACTGGCAATCTCCAAAGTTTGTGGGAATTTGTTTAGAAAATGTAGGAAGTTACCTCCTTGGGAAGTGGAGCTTGGAGGTAGTGGATGGGAATTGGTAAGTGGTGGATAAACTCCCAATGGGGGGACCACTAAAGGTTGATGAGAGTGTGTGTTTGAAGAATGATCAGACGGATAGGATTTAGAGTGTGCATGGTAGATGTAGGGAGGATAGGGTGTTGGTTTAGTATTGGATGGCTCTTGGGTCGTGGGAGTTATGTTTGAAAAAGGGTGGGTGgttatggggaaaaaaatcgtctgcaattcggatctggtacaattccgtgaaataccatcttcagggggtgacacgtgtattgatactaatgcaatgatccagatctgatttaaatgactcttcactgatttaaggttttattagttgtaccagatctggaccattgcattggtatcaatacatgtgtcaccccctgaaggtggtatttcatggaattgtaccCGATCGAAATTGCAAACAATTTCAACCTGTGGTTATGGACATGTGTTCAGAAGTATTAGGGTCGTGGGGTGGGAAGTTACCAGTTGGGCTATTGGTTGATGTCGGGCGGCGGTGATCGGAATGAGGCGCCATAATGGTGGCTGTCTGTGGAATAATCACATGGACATGCTCCACCAAACGGGCATCTGTGGCCGAGCAAAGAAGGTGTGGCGTGGTaatttttcttgtaattttggGTAATGACTCCGGCTTAGCACCTATTATGAAATTGAATGACATAGTATATTAAGGTTGtcaatttgaaactgaaatcgaAAGTCGAAATTGAGACCAAACTGAATAGGGCCGAATCAAGCTGAATCAAATAAATTCGATGCTAATTTGGTTTAGAATGTTGAAATTAAATTCGGTTTGACTCAGTTTTGGTTCTACATCAAGACCGTCTATtagaatcgaaaccaaaccgaatgattATTTCAATCCAAAACAGTGAATACTTATAAGGAAATATAATGCGATTTGATGATTTGATTGTTTTCCATAcgttttttgtattttcaataCTTTACTAAGCTACCAACTAACCAAAGTGATTGTTTCCAATACTTCACTTTTCACTAATTCACCTGTCCCATTAACCCACCTATCACatactattattattaaaataatataaaataaaagaagaaaagaggaatgaAGAGGAGAGTGGGAGGACTTCAGCTTGGGGAATCAGAAGGGTCCCTTCCCAACGcaattttcctcttcttctctctttccaaTTCCCTTCCCAATCTCAAATCTTCTCCGGCTGCTTTTGAAGTTTCATATCCTGTGTATCAGATTGTCATCGGGGATAGTTCGGACAGACCATGCTATCGTTttgtttgattgatttgagGCATACTTTTTGCATTTGTTAGTCTATTATTTTGTTCAAAGGGCGAAGATGGCTCTTTTGAATGAATCTTGATATACTAGATCTGGGAATTATCCATGTCTCGTTCCTGATCCAAAATCTTTTTCCCCTACTTCGGTCCTTACCCTTGGAGTTTTTAACATTTCTCATGCTATTAGGGCCCATGAGCTGAATGCAGACCATCTAATATAGGGGGTCAATTACAGGTCCGGCCTTTGTAGGGGAAGGGGTTAAATACATAGGTAATGGGCGAAtttcttcttatattttcttgtatttattttatgtattaATATTTTTANNNNNNNNNNNNNNNNNNNNTTCAAACATTCTTTCCTCTTATAAGTAGCAGTCTCAGTCTCAGTCCACCATACCAAGCaatcagcagcagcagcagcaccaccaccaccaaaatcACTTAAATACACTTTGAAGATGGTTCAGTTCATGGTTATGACATGAAATATAACCACATCAATGCTTCATTATACTTTGTTTTAAAGGCTTACAATCCCAACCGCAGAGTCTCTGTTTACTATGACAATTACACATGCAACAGACCTAGCACATGTATCTAAAATAGAGACTCCTAAACCAAGAAATACATCTCCATGGTTTAAACTAGGAGCCATAAGGCTTGTTTTCTCCATAGAAGGGAAAAGGACCACTCATCTTACAAATTTTCaacaaattttcactttcctaGGTACAGACCTTCCatatcttcttcaacaaaagAGCTTTTCCAACTCATCCACTAATTAAACTAGAAgccataaataattaaatatgaacAAGTACCATCCATCCATTGAAGCTGTCCAACTCCTACAATCAGGCTTAGATGGATCAATATTAGTGCTGCACAGCATTTGGAACAATGAGATGCTGAAACCAGGCCCTTTTTTATGGCATCTCCATGTACTTGGGTCCCTGAACTCAAATCTGCCAATGCTGAACAAGCGTGAAAAATGCTGGTATACATGAAGCGATTCATAATCCTACCATTATCCCTCAAATACTTGAAAACTTCAAGAGCCTCCTCAAATTTGCCAATCTGCAACCATCCAGAGATTAAAGCACTCCAAGAAGCGTCATTAGGGTCAGAAATCCTGTTAAAAGCTTGACGAGCTTCCTCTAG from Macadamia integrifolia cultivar HAES 741 chromosome 11, SCU_Mint_v3, whole genome shotgun sequence encodes the following:
- the LOC122093007 gene encoding pentatricopeptide repeat-containing protein At1g71420-like, encoding MVKNGLTPDILIDTALLNMYVKCRCLESSKLVFDRMAEKNVVTWTGLMMGYTQADRQEETLALFARMIKEVIELDEFVFSVVLKACSKLGDLGTGRQIHGYIVKLGMDSGVSVGTPLVDFYAKFGSLEEARQAFNRISDPNDASWSALISGWLQIGKFEEALEVFKYLRDNGRIMNRFMYTSIFHACSALADLSSGTQVHGDAIKKGLVSASHCSKCCAALILIHLSLIVGVGQLQWMDGWPFIHKFSEMSLQKREVVLQNWSKARFLVPHRGVFMLTKAFCFFTFFSRTDEKSENPAWDAMGYHLETDENSHTIHRERPIEKGIVETMYETDSTLITSLKKKGFKVTKDPQQNLYNVECDVVIVGSGCGGGVAAGVLASAGQKEWAVDHKLPLYGSSDCVSAMDTVFSRLGVTENCTKEGLQNQILRRGCKNLGLKVESVVRNSSDEHYCGSCNYGCKTGDKKGAQAFRRQLVLNNIARIQYY